TTCATCGTCAATGCGTGAAGCGACGACGGATCCCGCCGGGGTCCGTCGTCACTGTGTCCCGGCCGTTCGGCCGCCGCTAGGGCGCCGGTATCACGGCCTTGATCCGGCCCCAACTGGCGGGGAGGACGGCCTGGGGGGAGAACTCGATCGTCAGCCGGGGCTGGTTTTCGGTTCGTTGAGAGGAGTAGGCATAGATGAGCCCGGCGCTTCCCGTCGGCTCGAGGTAGACGGCGAAGCCGTAGTTGGGCTGGTCGCCCTCGTACCAGGCGGCGACGAAGTCGGTGACCTCGACGGGGTCCCACCAACTGTCGGCCTGGGGATCGGCCGCGGCCTGGAAGGTGTCGTCGTAGGCGGGTCGGGTGTTCCAGGTCACCGTCTCCTCGTCCCAGGGCTCACTTACCAGCTCCAGCAGCACCGGCGCGGGCTCGTTGACCGTGGTCAGGTAGAGCTCCAACCAGGCGGAGCGGACGGCGCCGCCGGCGGGCAGTGCGGAGAGGTCGAAGGCCAGCAGGGTGACGTCCTCGCACTGCGTCGTCGAGGAGACGTACATCCCGGCCTCGTTGCCGTAGTTGTCGTCGGGGGTGGCGCGATAGACGTAGGTGTCGAGTCCGTCCTCGCCGTCGGGCTGC
This is a stretch of genomic DNA from Candidatus Coatesbacteria bacterium. It encodes these proteins:
- a CDS encoding DNRLRE domain-containing protein, yielding MNNRPGGNSMSRMVIPLLLLALPLWAVETIVLQPDGEDGLDTYVYRATPDDNYGNEAGMYVSSTTQCEDVTLLAFDLSALPAGGAVRSAWLELYLTTVNEPAPVLLELVSEPWDEETVTWNTRPAYDDTFQAAADPQADSWWDPVEVTDFVAAWYEGDQPNYGFAVYLEPTGSAGLIYAYSSQRTENQPRLTIEFSPQAVLPASWGRIKAVIPAP